One genomic window of Camelina sativa cultivar DH55 chromosome 5, Cs, whole genome shotgun sequence includes the following:
- the LOC104785933 gene encoding protein YLS9-like: MAEQPLNGAFYGPSVPPPAPKGYYRRGHGRGCGCCLLSFFVKVIISLIVILGVAALIFWLIVRPRAIKFHVTDASLTRFDHTSPDNILRYNLALTVPVRNPNKRIGVYYDRIDAHAYYEGKRFSSITLTPFYQGHKNTTVLTPTFQGQNLVIFNAGQSRTLNMERVSGVYNIEIKFRLRVRFKLGDLKFRKIKPKVNCDDLMLPLSTSNGTTTTTSSSVFPIKCDFDY, from the coding sequence ATGGCTGAACAACCTCTCAACGGTGCCTTCTACGGTCCATCTGTCCCACCACCGGCTCCCAAAGGCTACTACCGACGTGGGCACGGTCGCGGCTGTGGCTGCTGTCTCCTCAGCTTCTTCGTCAAAGTCATCATATCCCTTATTGTTATCCTCGGTGTAGCCGCTCTCATCTTCTGGCTCATCGTCCGTCCTCGTGCCATCAAGTTCCACGTAACCGATGCGTCCCTTACCCGCTTTGACCACACTTCTCCGGACAATATATTAAGGTATAACCTAGCGCTCACTGTCCCTGTACGCAACCCTAACAAGAGGATCGGAGTCTACTACGACAGGATCGACGCTCATGCCTACTACGAGGGAAAGCGGTTTAGTTCCATCACGTTAACTCCTTTCTATCAAGGACACAAAAACACAACCGTTCTCACACCAACGTTCCAAGGCCAAAACCTTGTTATCTTTAACGCGGGACAGTCTCGGACTTTGAACATGGAGAGGGTCTCCGGTGTTTACAATATAGAGATCAAGTTCAGGCTTAGGGTTAGGTTTAAGCTTGGGGACTTGAAGTTTCGGAAGATTAAGCCTAAGGTTAATTGTGATGATCTAATGCTTCCTTTAAGTACCTCCAACGGAACTACAACTACAACCTCCTCCAGCGTTTTCCCGATTAAGTGCGACTTCGATTATTGA